Genomic DNA from Candidatus Nanopelagicales bacterium:
CCACCTCGCGGCCACGTCCACCGATCCGGAGATCCTGCAGGTCGTCCCGATCCTGATCGCCTGGGTGATGGTCTGGAACGGGTACTTCCTCTCGCGCCAGGCCCTGCTGGTCCACCTCGTGCTGGTCTCGGCCGTCTACCTGGTGGCGATCCAGGTGAACCCGCAGTGGATCGGGTGGTTCGGCTATGCGGTGACAGTCGTCAGCTTCACCGCGCTCGCGTTGCTCATCCACCACCTGGCCGCCACCCTGCGGGACAACGCGACCCACGACCCGCTGACCGGGTGCCTCAACCGCGCCGGGCTCGGGGTGGCGGCCGACCGCGCCCGGGCGTCCGCCGCCCGGGAGGGTCAGGACATCCACGTCGCCGTCCTCGACATCGACGCGTTCAAGGAGTTCAACGATCGGCACGGCCACGTGGCCGGGGACCGGCTGCTGCGGCACGCGGCGACCCAGTGGCGGGCGGAGCTGCGGCCGCAGGACCTGTTGGCCCGGGTGGGCGGCGACGAGTTCGTGGTCGTACTGCCCGGCGCCACCCGGACCGGCGTCGACGCCGTCCGGACCCGCCTGCACGCCAGCCGCGACCTGCGCTGGTCCTGGGGGGCCGTGCGCTGGCGGCCGGACGAGAGCCTCCAGGCGGCCCTGGACCGGGCCGACCGGGAGATGTACGCGATGAAGCGGCGGCGGGCGGTGGCACCGATGCATCCCCTGGCCGACGTCCCGTGCTCGGGGTGGCTGCCGGGGTCGCGATCGTCCCGTTCCTCAGGAGGCGAGTACGACGGAGGCGACGTGCTCGCCGACGGCGAGGGCGCTGGTCCATCCGGGTGAGACCGCGTTGAGCACGTGGGTGGACCGGTCGTCGCCCCGCACCACGAAGTCCATCTCCAGCCG
This window encodes:
- a CDS encoding diguanylate cyclase, with protein sequence MGPGPRTSSWRPADAVVGGSARSAATPYWTLAAFLLFGGLVGISQLWVFEDLNPDRVQAPFVGVVAVLLAVLTVAVLPRLPGWWLTIVVGVLELLLCHLAATSTDPEILQVVPILIAWVMVWNGYFLSRQALLVHLVLVSAVYLVAIQVNPQWIGWFGYAVTVVSFTALALLIHHLAATLRDNATHDPLTGCLNRAGLGVAADRARASAAREGQDIHVAVLDIDAFKEFNDRHGHVAGDRLLRHAATQWRAELRPQDLLARVGGDEFVVVLPGATRTGVDAVRTRLHASRDLRWSWGAVRWRPDESLQAALDRADREMYAMKRRRAVAPMHPLADVPCSGWLPGSRSSRSSGGEYDGGDVLADGEGAGPSG